From Panicum hallii strain FIL2 chromosome 2, PHallii_v3.1, whole genome shotgun sequence, a single genomic window includes:
- the LOC112882145 gene encoding peroxidase 2-like: protein MARLAALTTLLALLCSVTRCQAEGYGYGYPGSGGGYPSPRPTPPAPTPSGAGLAVGFYRDACPNAEAIVRDVVEKAVEQNPGVGAGLIRMLFHDCFVQGCDASVLLDPTAANSQPEKLSPPNSPSLRGFEVIDAAKAALEASCPGTVSCADIVAFAGRDASAVLSDGRADFDMPAGRRDGRVSSANDALQFLPPPSFNLSELAASFAAKGLDANDLVVLSGAHTVGRSHCSSFVGDGRLNASTSDMNPALAASLRSQCPANPTAANDPTVVQDVVTPSKLDSQYYKNVLNRNVLFTSDAALLKSGQTAAAVVRNAFVPGLWEQKFAKAMVKMASIEVKTGANGEIRRNCRVVN, encoded by the exons ATGGCCAGGCTTGCCGCTCTTACGACCTTGCTTGCGCTGCTGTGCTCGGTGACGCGCTGCCAAGCTGAGGGCTACGGCTACGGTTACCCTGGCTCGGGAGGGGGTTACCCAAGTCCCCGCCCGACGCCACCGGCCCCGACTCCGAGTGGCGCCGGCCTGGCGGTGGGCTTCTACAGGGACGCGTGCCCGAACGCCGAAGCCATCGTGAGAGACGTCGTCGAGAAGGCGGTGGAGCAGAACCCCGGCGTCGGGGCAGGGCTCATCCGGATGCTCTTCCACGACTGCTTCGTCCAG GGGTGTGACGCGTCCGTGCTGCTCGACCCGACGGCGGCGAACTCGCAGCCGGAGAAGCTGTCCCCGCCCAACTCCCCCAGCCTGCGCGGCTTCGAGGTCATCGACGCGGCCAAGGCGGCGCTCGAGGCCTCCTGCCCGGGCACGGTCTCCTGCGCCGACATCGTCGCCTTCGCAGGCCGCGACGCCAGCGCCGTCCTCAGCGACGGCCGGGCCGACTTCGACATGCCCGCGGGCCGCCGCGACGGCCGCGTGTCCAGCGCCAACGACGCGCTCCAGTTCCTTCCGCCGCCCTCGTTCAACCTCTCCGAGCTCGCCGCCAGCTTCGCCGCCAAGGGGCTCGACGCCAACGACCTCGTCGTGCTCTCCGGCGCCCACACCGTCGGCCGCTCCCACTGCTCATCCTTCGTCGGCGACGGCCGCCTCAACGCATCCACGTCCGACATGAACCCGGCGCTGGCCGCCTCGCTGCGCAGCCAGTGCCCGGCGAACCCGACCGCGGCCAACGACCCCACCGTGGTGCAGGACGTCGTCACCCCCAGCAAGCTGGACAGCCAGTACTACAAGAACGTGCTCAACCGCAACGTGCTCTTCACGTCGGACGCGGCGTTGCTCAAGTCAgggcagacggcggcggcggtggtgcggaACGCGTTCGTCCCCGGTCTGTGGGAGCAGAAGTTCGCCAAGGCCATGGTGAAGATGGCCAGCATAGAGGTGAAGACCGGCGCCAACGGCGAGATCAGGAGGAACTGCAGGGTCGTCAACTAG